One stretch of Orcinus orca chromosome 15, mOrcOrc1.1, whole genome shotgun sequence DNA includes these proteins:
- the COQ5 gene encoding 2-methoxy-6-polyprenyl-1,4-benzoquinol methylase, mitochondrial isoform X2, which yields MAAPRSWVLWSFCCRGSSRVLLGCRLPGLRSSWPRGPLGARPLSQEKRATETHFGFETVSEEEKGGKVYQVFESVAKKYDVMNDMMSLGIHRIWKDLLLWKMRPFPGTQLLDVAGGTGDIAFRFLNYVQAQHQRKEKRQLRAQQNLSWEEIAKKYQNEEDSLDGSHVMVCDINKEMLKIGKQKARARGYKAGLAWVVGDAEELPFDDDKFDVYTIAFGIRNVTHIDQALQEAHRVLKPGGRFLCLEFSQVNNPLVSRLYDVYSFQVIPVLGEVIAGDWKSYQYLVESIRQFPSQEEFKEMIEDAGFQKVTYENLTSGIVAIHSGFKL from the exons ATGGCGGCCCCCAGGAGCTGGGTTTTATGGAGCTTCTGCTGCCGTGGGTCGTCGCGGGTGTTGCTGGGCTGCAGGCTTCCCGGGCTTCGTAGCTCCTGGCCCAGGGGCCCGCTGGGTGCGCGGCCCTTGTCCCAAGAGAAGCGGGCAACCGAAACGCACTTCGGGTTTGAGACTGTGTCGGAAGAGGAGAAGGGGGGCAAAG TCTATCAGGTGTTTGAAAGTGTGGCCAAGAAGTATGATGTGATGAATGATATGATGAGTCTTGGTATCCACCGTATTTGGAAGGATTTGCTGCTCTGGAAGATGCGCCCGTTTCCGGGGACCCAGCTGCTGGATGTTGCTGGAGGCACAG GTGACATTGCATTCCGGTTCCTTAATTATGTTCAGGCACAGcatcagagaaaggagaagaggcaATTAAGGGCCCAACAAAATTTATCCTGGGAAGAAATTGCCAAAAAGTACCAGAATGAGGAGGATTCTTTGGACGGTTCTCATGTCATGGTCTGTGACATCAACAAGGAGATGCTAAAGATTGGAAAACAGAAAGCCCGTGCTCGAGGATACAAAGCTG GACTTGCTTGGGTAGTGGGAGACGCTGAAGAACTGCCCTTCGATGATGACAAATTTGATGTTTACACCATTGCCTTTGGGATCCGGAATGTCACACACATTGATCAG GCGCTCCAGGAAGCCCATCGGGTCCTGAAGCCAGGAGGACGGTTTCTCTGTCTGGAGTTCAGCCAAGTAAACAATCCGCTCGTATCCAG GCTCTATGATGTATATAGCTTCCAGGTCATTCCTGTCCTGGGAGAGGTCATTGCAGGAGATTGGAAGTCCTATCAATACCTTGTAGAAAGTATCCGACAGTTCCCATCTCAG GAGGAGTTCAAGGAGATGATAGAAGATGCAGGTTTTCAGAAGGTGACTTATGAAAATCTAACATCAGGCATTGTAGCCATTCATTCTGGCTTCAAACTGTAA
- the DYNLL1 gene encoding dynein light chain 1, cytoplasmic: MCDRKAVIKNADMSEEMQQDSVECATQALEKYNIEKDIAAHIKKEFDKKYNPTWHCIVGRNFGSYVTHETKHFIYFYLGQVAILLFKSG, from the exons ATGTGTGACCGAAAGGCCGTGATCAAAAATGCCGATATGTCGGAGGAGATGCAACAGGACTCGGTGGAGTGTGCTACTCAGGCATTGGAGAAGTATAATATAGAGAAGGACATTGCGGCCCATATCAAGAAG gagtTTGACAAGAAATACAACCCCACCTGGCACTGCATCGTGGGGAGGAACTTCGGTAGTTATGTGACACATGAAACCAAACACTTCATCTACTTCTACCTGGGCCAAGTGGCCATTCTCCTGTTCAAATCTGGTTAA
- the COQ5 gene encoding 2-methoxy-6-polyprenyl-1,4-benzoquinol methylase, mitochondrial isoform X3 yields the protein MAAPRSWVLWSFCCRGSSRVLLGCRLPGLRSSWPRGPLGARPLSQEKRATETHFGFETVSEEEKGGKVYQVFESVAKKYDVMNDMMSLGIHRIWKDLLLWKMRPFPGTQLLDVAGGTGDIAFRFLNYVQAQHQRKEKRQLRAQQNLSWEEIAKKYQNEEDSLDGSHVMVCDINKEMLKIGKQKARARGYKAGVSSHPLPPKKKKTLLPSYLYFIMGFSEGPTDAVEESPVNGTPQISLARYSQQPMGECLGISRNLLQPPNRQFLL from the exons ATGGCGGCCCCCAGGAGCTGGGTTTTATGGAGCTTCTGCTGCCGTGGGTCGTCGCGGGTGTTGCTGGGCTGCAGGCTTCCCGGGCTTCGTAGCTCCTGGCCCAGGGGCCCGCTGGGTGCGCGGCCCTTGTCCCAAGAGAAGCGGGCAACCGAAACGCACTTCGGGTTTGAGACTGTGTCGGAAGAGGAGAAGGGGGGCAAAG TCTATCAGGTGTTTGAAAGTGTGGCCAAGAAGTATGATGTGATGAATGATATGATGAGTCTTGGTATCCACCGTATTTGGAAGGATTTGCTGCTCTGGAAGATGCGCCCGTTTCCGGGGACCCAGCTGCTGGATGTTGCTGGAGGCACAG GTGACATTGCATTCCGGTTCCTTAATTATGTTCAGGCACAGcatcagagaaaggagaagaggcaATTAAGGGCCCAACAAAATTTATCCTGGGAAGAAATTGCCAAAAAGTACCAGAATGAGGAGGATTCTTTGGACGGTTCTCATGTCATGGTCTGTGACATCAACAAGGAGATGCTAAAGATTGGAAAACAGAAAGCCCGTGCTCGAGGATACAAAGCTG gtgTCTCctctcaccccctgcccccaaaaaagaaaaaaacccttttgCCCTCCTACCTCTATTTCATCATGGGTTTCTCAGAGGGCCCAACTGATGCAGTTGAAGAATCACCCGTAAATGGTACTCCTCAAATTTCCCTAGCACGGTACTCTCAACAGCCAATGGGAGAATGCCTGGGTATCTCCAGGAACCTGTTGCAGCCTCCAAATAGACAGTTTCTGCTCTAG
- the COQ5 gene encoding 2-methoxy-6-polyprenyl-1,4-benzoquinol methylase, mitochondrial isoform X1 — protein MAAPRSWVLWSFCCRGSSRVLLGCRLPGLRSSWPRGPLGARPLSQEKRATETHFGFETVSEEEKGGKVYQVFESVAKKYDVMNDMMSLGIHRIWKDLLLWKMRPFPGTQLLDVAGGTGDIAFRFLNYVQAQHQRKEKRQLRAQQNLSWEEIAKKYQNEEDSLDGSHVMVCDINKEMLKIGKQKARARGYKAGLAWVVGDAEELPFDDDKFDVYTIAFGIRNVTHIDQGFPGGTVVESPPADAGDTGSRSGPGGSHMPRSGWAREPWPLSLRVRSLCSAAGEATAALQEAHRVLKPGGRFLCLEFSQVNNPLVSRLYDVYSFQVIPVLGEVIAGDWKSYQYLVESIRQFPSQEEFKEMIEDAGFQKVTYENLTSGIVAIHSGFKL, from the exons ATGGCGGCCCCCAGGAGCTGGGTTTTATGGAGCTTCTGCTGCCGTGGGTCGTCGCGGGTGTTGCTGGGCTGCAGGCTTCCCGGGCTTCGTAGCTCCTGGCCCAGGGGCCCGCTGGGTGCGCGGCCCTTGTCCCAAGAGAAGCGGGCAACCGAAACGCACTTCGGGTTTGAGACTGTGTCGGAAGAGGAGAAGGGGGGCAAAG TCTATCAGGTGTTTGAAAGTGTGGCCAAGAAGTATGATGTGATGAATGATATGATGAGTCTTGGTATCCACCGTATTTGGAAGGATTTGCTGCTCTGGAAGATGCGCCCGTTTCCGGGGACCCAGCTGCTGGATGTTGCTGGAGGCACAG GTGACATTGCATTCCGGTTCCTTAATTATGTTCAGGCACAGcatcagagaaaggagaagaggcaATTAAGGGCCCAACAAAATTTATCCTGGGAAGAAATTGCCAAAAAGTACCAGAATGAGGAGGATTCTTTGGACGGTTCTCATGTCATGGTCTGTGACATCAACAAGGAGATGCTAAAGATTGGAAAACAGAAAGCCCGTGCTCGAGGATACAAAGCTG GACTTGCTTGGGTAGTGGGAGACGCTGAAGAACTGCCCTTCGATGATGACAAATTTGATGTTTACACCATTGCCTTTGGGATCCGGAATGTCACACACATTGATCAG ggcttccctggtggcacagtggttgagagtccgcctgccgatgcaggggacacgggttcgcgctccggtccgggaggatcccacatgccgcggagtggctgggcccgtgagccatggccgctgagcctgcgcgtccggagcctgtgctccgcggcgggagaggccacagca GCGCTCCAGGAAGCCCATCGGGTCCTGAAGCCAGGAGGACGGTTTCTCTGTCTGGAGTTCAGCCAAGTAAACAATCCGCTCGTATCCAG GCTCTATGATGTATATAGCTTCCAGGTCATTCCTGTCCTGGGAGAGGTCATTGCAGGAGATTGGAAGTCCTATCAATACCTTGTAGAAAGTATCCGACAGTTCCCATCTCAG GAGGAGTTCAAGGAGATGATAGAAGATGCAGGTTTTCAGAAGGTGACTTATGAAAATCTAACATCAGGCATTGTAGCCATTCATTCTGGCTTCAAACTGTAA